The Nitrospira sp. genome contains a region encoding:
- the hscB gene encoding Fe-S protein assembly co-chaperone HscB: protein MAHAPCPFLLMDNHQPPPRPETRRQLQMARSMCWHCQSEMSGEYFCERCVKVQPVSKDTDYFSCLGVPRRLSLDPQQLEAKFYELSRAFHPDFYQTKSPTEQTISLSNAAVLNTAYRTLRDPIQRAEYLLGLEAGSVKDIRTSPPADLFEEILELQDTLEEYRASDRDSDNSHRLRTTLQTEQQALEQRKGEMESQLRQLFTDWDALQDRGEATSQARVERDRILKQMRDLLSHRTYIDNIVNDLAATIE from the coding sequence ATGGCGCATGCGCCATGCCCGTTTTTACTCATGGATAACCATCAACCACCGCCCCGTCCCGAGACACGTCGCCAGCTGCAGATGGCACGGAGCATGTGCTGGCATTGCCAATCCGAGATGTCGGGAGAATACTTTTGTGAACGGTGCGTAAAGGTCCAACCCGTTTCGAAGGATACCGATTACTTTAGCTGTTTGGGGGTTCCACGGCGTCTCTCGCTGGATCCACAGCAGTTGGAAGCCAAATTCTACGAACTGAGCCGGGCCTTTCATCCTGATTTTTATCAGACTAAGAGTCCGACGGAACAGACGATCAGCCTTAGCAACGCCGCCGTTCTCAATACGGCCTATCGCACACTCCGTGACCCTATCCAACGCGCTGAATATCTTTTAGGTCTTGAAGCCGGCTCGGTCAAAGACATACGAACCTCTCCTCCTGCCGATCTCTTCGAGGAAATTCTGGAATTGCAGGACACCCTGGAGGAATACCGGGCATCGGATCGCGACTCCGATAATAGCCATCGTCTCCGCACCACGCTCCAAACTGAACAACAGGCATTGGAGCAGCGCAAGGGAGAAATGGAGTCTCAACTTCGGCAGCTGTTTACGGACTGGGATGCCCTGCAGGACCGTGGAGAAGCCACAAGCCAGGCGAGGGTCGAACGGGACCGAATCTTGAAGCAGATGCGTGATCTCCTCTCGCACCGGACCTACATCGACAACATCGTCAACGATCTGGCAGCAACCATCGAATAG
- a CDS encoding iron-sulfur cluster assembly accessory protein, which translates to MDTTNVETQAPIISLTDAALKEVKRLINVQGIEEGGLRLGVKGGGCSGLSYTINFDDKIGQYDQIYEFDGVKVIVDAKSAIYLQGTQLDYQKDLMGGNFKFINPNANKTCGCGESFSA; encoded by the coding sequence ATGGACACCACGAACGTAGAGACTCAGGCTCCGATCATCTCGCTCACCGATGCGGCCTTGAAAGAAGTCAAGCGACTGATCAATGTGCAAGGGATCGAGGAAGGTGGACTTCGCCTGGGCGTCAAAGGTGGCGGCTGTTCGGGTTTGAGTTACACGATCAATTTTGACGACAAGATCGGGCAGTACGACCAAATATATGAGTTCGACGGTGTCAAGGTGATCGTCGACGCCAAGAGCGCTATCTATCTCCAGGGCACACAATTGGACTACCAAAAAGATCTCATGGGCGGAAACTTCAAGTTTATCAATCCGAACGCCAACAAGACCTGCGGCTGCGGAGAATCGTTCTCAGCTTGA
- the iscU gene encoding Fe-S cluster assembly scaffold IscU translates to MSYSDKVVDHFNNPRNMGSFKKDEEGVGTGMVGAPECGDVMKLQIKVQDDTIVDAKFKTFGCGSAIASSSLATEWLKGKTIEEAQKIKNTDIVQELNLPPVKIHCSVLAEDAIKAALADYQKKTDTQPAGTK, encoded by the coding sequence ATGTCCTACAGCGATAAAGTCGTCGATCATTTCAACAACCCTCGCAACATGGGAAGCTTTAAGAAGGACGAAGAGGGGGTGGGCACCGGCATGGTGGGGGCCCCGGAGTGCGGGGACGTCATGAAGCTGCAGATCAAGGTGCAAGACGATACCATCGTCGATGCGAAGTTCAAGACCTTCGGTTGCGGCTCGGCGATCGCCAGTTCCAGCTTGGCCACCGAATGGCTCAAGGGAAAGACGATCGAGGAAGCCCAGAAGATCAAGAATACGGATATTGTGCAGGAGCTGAATCTTCCTCCCGTGAAAATTCATTGCTCGGTCCTGGCGGAAGATGCGATCAAAGCCGCGTTGGCCGATTATCAGAAGAAGACTGACACGCAGCCGGCCGGCACTAAGTAA